Proteins encoded by one window of Emticicia oligotrophica DSM 17448:
- a CDS encoding PorP/SprF family type IX secretion system membrane protein, with product MRKIYYIILLVVSFGANAQQDAQFTHYIYNQLFLNPATAGSENVTRFQAIYRTQYLGYQSTFDDGGAPVSQVISANVPLKMIKSGVGLTFVNDKIGASTQRDFKLSYAYQMPIGGSQLGIGVSGGFFNRGIDYSRLRARDEGDPLLATGRVSQSAVDLGAGLYLNNPSYTLGLSMNHINEPKFGLGTAANNTLKRSAYLTGSVLIGVSYTVDVSPMFIIKSDLNSFSAEAGAIATYDGRYWLGASYRTGDAGSALIGANLMDGSLRVGYAIDVIVGGKNAKSATSHELLLSYSLAALRAGKKSIVRTPRYRY from the coding sequence ATGAGAAAAATTTATTATATTATTTTGTTAGTAGTGTCGTTTGGAGCCAATGCTCAACAAGACGCTCAGTTTACGCATTATATATATAATCAGTTGTTTTTAAATCCTGCAACTGCTGGCTCTGAAAATGTTACTCGTTTTCAGGCAATTTATCGTACTCAGTATTTGGGTTATCAAAGTACCTTCGATGATGGTGGAGCCCCTGTCTCTCAAGTAATATCGGCAAATGTACCTTTAAAGATGATTAAAAGTGGGGTAGGACTTACTTTTGTTAATGACAAAATTGGAGCAAGTACCCAACGTGATTTTAAGCTATCTTATGCCTATCAAATGCCAATCGGGGGAAGCCAGCTAGGTATTGGTGTAAGTGGTGGTTTCTTTAATAGAGGAATTGATTATAGCCGTTTGCGTGCTCGCGATGAAGGTGACCCACTTTTAGCCACTGGTAGAGTAAGCCAATCAGCAGTTGATTTAGGAGCGGGTCTTTATCTAAACAATCCATCTTACACACTCGGGCTTTCAATGAATCATATCAACGAACCTAAGTTTGGATTGGGCACTGCTGCCAATAATACTTTGAAACGTAGTGCGTATCTAACAGGAAGTGTATTAATAGGAGTATCTTATACAGTTGATGTAAGCCCAATGTTTATCATTAAGTCTGATTTGAATAGCTTTTCGGCAGAGGCGGGTGCAATTGCTACATATGATGGCCGTTATTGGTTAGGAGCGAGTTATCGAACTGGCGATGCTGGGTCGGCATTGATAGGGGCAAATCTCATGGATGGGAGTTTACGAGTAGGTTATGCTATTGATGTAATTGTTGGTGGAAAAAATGCTAAGAGTGCTACCTCTCATGAGTTACTTTTAAGCTATTCTTTAGCTGCATTAAGGGCAGGTAAGAAATCAATTGTTCGTACGCCTAGATATCGCTATTAA
- a CDS encoding uroporphyrinogen-III synthase, translating to MSAVTEKIAQDRLRKVESILVTQPRPTDDKSPYFELAKKFNLKVDFRSFIEIRGLDHRDFRRQKIDILAHTAVIFTSRNAVDNFFRIAKELRIEIPIDMKYFCISEQTANYLQKYIVIRKRKIFVGQKTAADLEALILKHKSEKFLFPCSNIRSNDIPNLMNRNDLHLTEAVMYETVPSDLSDLTEVFYDIICFYSPSGITSLNHNFPDWKQNNTRLAAFGPTTAKAIREAGFILDIEAPLPNAPSMTGALELYIKKANNI from the coding sequence ATGAGTGCAGTAACAGAGAAAATAGCTCAAGACCGTCTCCGTAAAGTGGAGAGTATATTGGTTACCCAACCGAGACCAACAGATGACAAGTCTCCGTATTTTGAGTTAGCCAAAAAGTTTAATTTAAAAGTGGATTTTCGCTCTTTCATAGAAATAAGAGGCCTAGACCACCGTGATTTTCGTCGACAAAAGATTGATATTTTAGCACACACTGCTGTAATTTTTACTAGTAGAAATGCTGTCGATAATTTCTTCCGTATTGCCAAAGAATTGCGTATCGAGATACCAATTGATATGAAGTATTTTTGTATTTCTGAACAAACGGCCAATTATCTACAAAAATACATTGTTATTAGAAAACGTAAAATATTTGTAGGTCAGAAAACAGCCGCTGATTTAGAGGCTCTAATTTTGAAGCATAAAAGCGAAAAGTTTTTATTCCCTTGCTCAAATATTCGTAGCAATGATATCCCAAATTTGATGAATCGTAATGATTTGCACTTAACTGAAGCAGTTATGTACGAAACAGTGCCTTCAGATTTATCAGATTTAACAGAGGTATTCTACGATATCATTTGTTTCTATAGCCCTTCGGGAATTACATCGTTGAATCATAACTTCCCAGACTGGAAGCAAAACAATACGCGTTTAGCAGCTTTTGGTCCAACAACAGCCAAGGCTATTCGTGAAGCTGGTTTTATTCTTGATATTGAAGCTCCATTGCCAAATGCTCCTTCAATGACAGGAGCTCTAGAACTTTACATAAAAAAAGCAAACAACATTTAA
- a CDS encoding inositol oxygenase family protein has translation MNFTEKEISPLASIEEWEDDLLVRYPEPKNAETKKTKEEYRNYVDSERVNTVREFYRLNHTYQTYDFVVEKEKEFLKFDKREMSIWEAVDFLNTLVDDSDPDTSLDQFQHLLQTSEAIRADGHPDWFVLMGFLHDLGKVLCLFGEPQWAVVGDTFPVGCKHSDKIVYPEFFDANPDSKDERFNTKYGIYTPNCGLDNVKMSWGHDEYLYQIMKNYLPEEALYPIRYHSFYAQHREGAYDHLLSAHDQKMFQWVEKFNPYDLYSKVPVPPDAEALRPYYEDLVAKYLPSKIRF, from the coding sequence ATGAACTTTACAGAAAAAGAAATTTCACCTTTGGCAAGTATCGAGGAGTGGGAGGACGACTTACTCGTAAGATACCCTGAGCCTAAAAATGCAGAAACAAAGAAAACAAAAGAAGAATATCGTAATTACGTTGATTCTGAGCGTGTAAATACTGTTAGAGAGTTTTATCGCTTAAACCATACTTATCAAACCTACGATTTTGTAGTTGAGAAAGAAAAGGAATTTTTAAAGTTTGATAAAAGAGAAATGTCAATTTGGGAAGCAGTTGATTTCTTGAATACTTTAGTTGATGATTCTGACCCAGATACAAGTCTCGACCAATTTCAGCACTTACTACAAACTTCTGAAGCAATCAGAGCTGATGGCCACCCAGATTGGTTTGTATTAATGGGCTTTTTACATGATTTAGGTAAAGTACTTTGCTTATTCGGCGAGCCACAATGGGCTGTTGTGGGCGATACTTTCCCAGTAGGATGTAAACATTCAGATAAAATCGTTTACCCTGAGTTCTTTGATGCAAATCCAGACTCTAAAGATGAACGTTTTAATACGAAATATGGTATATACACACCAAATTGCGGTCTTGACAACGTAAAGATGTCTTGGGGGCATGATGAGTATTTATACCAAATCATGAAGAATTACTTACCAGAAGAAGCTCTTTATCCAATTCGTTATCATTCTTTCTACGCTCAACACCGTGAAGGAGCATACGACCACCTTTTATCAGCACATGACCAAAAGATGTTCCAATGGGTAGAGAAATTTAATCCTTACGACCTGTACTCAAAAGTACCAGTTCCACCAGATGCTGAAGCTCTTCGCCCATACTACGAAGACTTAGTTGCTAAGTATTTACCAAGCAAAATTAGATTCTAA
- a CDS encoding RagB/SusD family nutrient uptake outer membrane protein, which produces MRKKIYALLALCSFAVLEGCTDLKEEVLDETLSAAKLTDKQAADGIIAPVYARLPDIFLHTNYFAIQEISTDEAILPYRGGTDWGDNGIYIAMHQHTYQSTDPNLRNTWNFILQGMSRAITAINTLPTLKDANAKVYLAEARGMRAYYSMLTLDLFGLVFVKEDIGETSKILRGEEAFQYVKNEFLAVEPDLDANVGPGRLSKGAVWGLLARLYLNAAVYRNVYGTANFKADEMDKVIEYCDKIINSGQYKLAADYFSIFNSDNHTNPELIFAVDQRAELNGHNRMAYFSLSGDQFPLPAYPNANGTDGPAITPDFYRTWVDQYSPKDPSEVDPRFYRQNISMYSNPADSCVTDVNFNMNRGILRGQQYGLIRKNGVFLKCPDGKFKVGKLFNDTRNRPTTPVNFTEKVDYSTAGSDYSSGYRVLKYEFSRKSVSGRNFGDADIVIVRLADIYMMRAEAKLRKSNDAASALADVNIVRAARTKPAPALTSMSLDILFKERGFEFYWEMLRRTDMIRFGKYEGTWTEKTNADKLKRIFPIPQTAIDGASNLPGYLKQNQGY; this is translated from the coding sequence ATGAGAAAGAAAATATATGCTTTATTAGCCCTGTGTAGCTTTGCTGTTCTAGAAGGCTGCACCGACCTCAAAGAAGAGGTTTTAGATGAAACCCTTTCTGCAGCTAAACTTACCGATAAGCAAGCAGCCGATGGTATCATTGCTCCAGTTTATGCACGTCTTCCAGATATTTTCTTGCATACCAACTATTTTGCTATCCAAGAAATCTCAACTGATGAAGCCATTTTACCTTATCGTGGTGGTACAGACTGGGGTGATAATGGTATTTACATTGCTATGCACCAACATACTTACCAAAGTACAGACCCAAATTTGCGTAATACTTGGAATTTCATTCTACAAGGTATGTCACGTGCTATTACAGCAATCAATACATTGCCTACTTTGAAAGATGCCAATGCTAAAGTTTATTTAGCCGAAGCTCGTGGAATGCGTGCGTATTATTCGATGCTTACACTCGATTTATTCGGATTAGTATTTGTGAAAGAAGATATTGGTGAAACCTCTAAAATCTTACGTGGAGAAGAGGCCTTCCAATACGTCAAAAATGAGTTTTTGGCAGTAGAACCAGACTTAGACGCAAACGTAGGTCCGGGACGCCTTTCCAAAGGTGCAGTTTGGGGCTTATTGGCTAGACTTTACCTAAACGCAGCGGTTTATCGTAATGTTTACGGAACAGCCAATTTTAAAGCTGATGAGATGGATAAAGTAATTGAGTATTGTGATAAAATCATCAACTCTGGCCAATATAAATTAGCTGCTGATTATTTCTCAATCTTCAATTCAGATAATCATACAAACCCCGAATTAATTTTTGCAGTTGACCAAAGAGCCGAATTGAACGGTCATAACCGTATGGCCTATTTCTCTCTTTCGGGAGACCAATTCCCATTACCTGCGTATCCAAATGCCAACGGAACTGATGGTCCAGCAATTACACCAGATTTCTATCGTACTTGGGTAGATCAATACTCACCAAAAGACCCTTCTGAAGTTGACCCTCGCTTCTACCGTCAGAATATTTCTATGTATTCAAATCCAGCAGATTCGTGCGTAACTGATGTAAATTTCAACATGAATCGTGGTATTTTAAGAGGCCAACAATATGGTTTAATTAGAAAAAATGGGGTGTTTTTAAAATGTCCAGATGGTAAATTTAAAGTTGGTAAACTTTTCAACGATACTCGTAACCGCCCTACCACACCTGTAAACTTTACCGAAAAAGTTGATTATTCAACTGCTGGAAGTGATTACAGCTCAGGATACCGTGTTTTGAAATATGAATTTAGTAGAAAATCAGTAAGTGGGCGTAATTTCGGAGATGCTGATATCGTAATCGTCCGTTTAGCTGATATTTACATGATGCGTGCAGAAGCAAAACTTCGTAAAAGCAACGACGCCGCAAGTGCCCTTGCCGATGTAAATATTGTTAGAGCAGCACGTACAAAGCCAGCCCCTGCACTCACTTCAATGTCTTTAGATATTTTATTTAAAGAGCGTGGTTTTGAATTTTACTGGGAAATGCTTCGCCGTACGGATATGATTCGCTTTGGTAAATACGAGGGAACTTGGACAGAAAAAACCAATGCAGATAAACTCAAACGTATCTTCCCGATTCCGCAAACAGCCATTGATGGGGCTTCTAACTTACCGGGTTATTTGAAACAAAATCAAGGATACTAA
- the porN gene encoding type IX secretion system ring protein PorN/GldN: protein MKKLQGMAFGLSLIISQFAVAQEKSNNYLNPLSLRPIHEENVMFKTTLWRRIDLKEKQNQPLFSKGSEITRHLIDAVKAGLIEAYDNDSLTTRLTLEQFNERLLIKAEGGGLSEEEKAAGFSSGGDDGWGGDSGGAAKPSTAGAAPAAADPGAGVEIFANQLSILELKEDWIFDKQRSRQYFDIQTLKLIIPADQTTLGFDRPVCVFKYKELERYFRSNPKCIWYNATNGAAHKNLADAFELRLFHGKIVKKANALDNFLDDIYKSPREGMLKSEQLEYELMEFEHNLWEY, encoded by the coding sequence ATGAAGAAATTACAAGGCATGGCTTTTGGTCTCTCATTGATTATCAGCCAGTTTGCAGTAGCTCAAGAAAAGTCAAATAATTATTTGAATCCGCTATCTCTACGCCCTATACATGAAGAAAATGTCATGTTTAAGACAACTCTATGGCGTAGAATTGACCTAAAAGAAAAGCAAAATCAACCACTTTTTTCGAAAGGTAGTGAAATTACAAGACATTTGATTGATGCAGTAAAGGCTGGTTTAATTGAAGCCTATGATAATGATTCATTAACAACAAGACTGACGTTAGAGCAATTCAATGAGCGTTTATTGATAAAAGCAGAAGGTGGTGGTCTATCAGAAGAAGAAAAAGCTGCTGGGTTCTCATCAGGCGGTGATGATGGTTGGGGAGGAGATAGCGGTGGTGCTGCTAAACCTTCCACTGCTGGGGCTGCACCTGCTGCCGCAGATCCTGGTGCTGGTGTAGAAATTTTTGCAAATCAATTATCTATCTTAGAATTAAAAGAAGATTGGATTTTTGATAAGCAACGTTCTCGTCAGTATTTCGATATTCAAACATTGAAATTAATCATTCCAGCTGACCAAACAACCTTAGGTTTTGACCGTCCTGTTTGTGTGTTTAAGTATAAAGAACTTGAGCGTTATTTCCGTAGTAATCCAAAGTGTATTTGGTATAATGCTACTAATGGAGCTGCACACAAAAATTTAGCTGATGCTTTTGAATTGCGTTTATTTCACGGTAAAATTGTTAAAAAAGCAAATGCATTGGATAATTTCTTAGACGATATTTATAAATCTCCACGTGAAGGTATGCTGAAATCAGAACAATTAGAGTACGAATTGATGGAATTCGAGCATAATTTGTGGGAATATTAA
- the porM gene encoding type IX secretion system motor protein PorM/GldM has translation MAGGKESPRQKMINMMYLVLTAMLALQVSNALLQKFQLLNNSLERANNAANTNNEKSVKAIEKEIREKPGGVQYADVLQKALEVRKITSEMDNYISGLKQEIINAGGGLDAETGGVKNPSEEEKVAILMVGDAKNGKGYELKKKLNDFAVTLQKYAAPNTKFPEIAVDASLDPALAKTDAITKSKDFAELYFAQTPVPAALATLSQKQSEVRRLEGDVLDYLASQVGIKEIKFDEIFAVVIPDSRSVVAGQKYKAEVAIGAYSKSITPRISINGSAVPVKDGKGLYEITASGGEFDKNGQLKRSYKATVSYPAPDGSMKSVEKEETYTVLKPSVQIETATMPALYFKCANRLATYSPGLGALYSPTFSGSGAEFIPGGNGKITIVPNSAKVTMDVVNNGITLQTFPFPVRRVPKPTIKVRGIDERKGASASGLRTLTIDAIADESFKATNPEDAQFRVAEFEVNLARGPRRVGNSTYSGTANISNLAQQAQAGDRYVIVVKRVERKNFKGEIESVDVGEVIFNIPLN, from the coding sequence ATGGCAGGTGGAAAGGAATCACCACGTCAGAAGATGATCAACATGATGTATCTCGTTCTGACGGCAATGTTGGCACTACAAGTAAGTAATGCTCTCTTGCAAAAATTCCAACTATTAAATAATAGTTTGGAGAGAGCAAACAACGCAGCTAATACCAACAACGAAAAATCAGTAAAAGCAATTGAAAAAGAAATCAGAGAGAAGCCTGGCGGTGTTCAGTACGCCGATGTATTGCAAAAAGCCTTAGAAGTAAGAAAAATTACTTCTGAAATGGATAACTATATTAGTGGTTTGAAACAAGAAATCATTAATGCCGGTGGTGGTCTTGATGCCGAAACTGGTGGTGTAAAGAACCCATCAGAAGAAGAAAAAGTGGCTATCTTAATGGTAGGTGATGCTAAAAATGGTAAAGGCTATGAGTTGAAAAAGAAATTGAATGATTTCGCCGTTACTTTACAAAAATATGCTGCTCCAAACACTAAATTCCCAGAAATAGCTGTTGATGCCTCGCTTGACCCAGCTTTAGCAAAAACCGATGCAATTACTAAAAGTAAAGATTTTGCTGAGTTATACTTTGCTCAAACACCCGTACCAGCCGCTTTGGCAACATTAAGCCAAAAACAATCTGAAGTAAGACGTTTAGAAGGCGATGTTTTAGACTATTTAGCAAGCCAAGTAGGTATCAAAGAAATCAAATTTGATGAGATTTTTGCCGTTGTTATTCCAGATTCTCGTTCGGTAGTTGCTGGTCAGAAATATAAAGCTGAAGTAGCTATTGGAGCATATTCTAAATCAATTACCCCAAGAATCAGCATCAATGGTTCGGCTGTGCCAGTGAAAGATGGCAAAGGTCTTTATGAAATTACTGCCTCAGGTGGTGAATTTGATAAGAATGGTCAATTGAAACGCTCTTATAAGGCAACTGTTTCTTATCCAGCTCCAGATGGTTCAATGAAATCAGTAGAAAAAGAAGAAACTTATACTGTTTTGAAGCCTTCGGTTCAAATCGAAACGGCTACAATGCCAGCTTTATACTTTAAATGTGCCAACCGTTTGGCTACTTATTCTCCGGGCTTAGGTGCTCTTTACAGTCCTACATTTAGTGGTAGTGGTGCAGAGTTTATTCCTGGTGGAAACGGAAAAATTACTATTGTTCCAAATTCAGCTAAAGTAACAATGGACGTAGTAAACAATGGAATTACTTTACAAACTTTCCCTTTCCCTGTTCGTCGTGTTCCTAAACCTACCATAAAAGTACGTGGAATTGATGAAAGAAAAGGTGCTTCTGCATCAGGTTTAAGAACATTAACTATTGATGCCATCGCAGATGAGTCGTTTAAAGCAACCAACCCAGAAGATGCACAATTTAGAGTTGCTGAGTTTGAAGTTAACTTAGCTCGTGGTCCAAGAAGGGTAGGAAATAGCACATATAGTGGAACTGCAAATATTTCTAACCTTGCACAACAAGCACAAGCTGGCGACCGTTATGTAATTGTAGTTAAGCGTGTAGAACGTAAGAATTTCAAAGGTGAAATTGAGTCAGTTGATGTGGGTGAAGTTATCTTCAACATCCCACTGAATTAA
- a CDS encoding DUF4271 domain-containing protein yields MKKLLYILLLFVASNTFATTVGPNDQYFLVHDFHDDWQVYNDRMKAYIPYISEQHIGYPSHTVFCDIQNNRGYNLLVYSQKDDNFLFINGSLRQKIPVGKWIVLSVDSLYRVYEQPTIYVTLYGSNNIEDKKLLLGYKRSLNQKPIVLAESGITAKPRTPAPYRNYIILTSVFILIVFSYLSNSYIRAFQRYFNPKDLFNTLVREQSFLINKPLNRTNVLFIILLSLIIGLFYMLLQSKGVQVFGARAILQEGDTLGILLSNYLRICLIVFVGLVVKYFFIGLIGQLFNLEKVVDLHYFKIIQASSLFYSSLVIVLLVLFMNYLPHNFDWQVYLFPPVVAFYVIRFFILYFTIIRSIPIQSLYLISYLCIVEILPVILGIRFAT; encoded by the coding sequence TTGAAAAAGCTACTTTACATACTTTTGCTATTTGTTGCATCTAATACCTTTGCTACAACGGTTGGGCCTAATGACCAATACTTTTTGGTGCATGATTTTCATGATGATTGGCAAGTGTATAACGACCGCATGAAGGCATACATCCCTTATATTTCTGAGCAACACATCGGATATCCTTCACATACTGTATTTTGCGATATTCAAAATAATAGAGGCTATAATCTTTTAGTATATTCTCAAAAGGATGATAATTTCTTGTTTATCAATGGTTCGTTGCGTCAGAAAATTCCAGTTGGTAAATGGATTGTTTTGAGCGTAGATAGTCTTTATAGAGTATATGAGCAACCTACCATTTACGTAACCCTCTATGGCTCGAATAATATAGAAGATAAAAAGCTTTTATTAGGATATAAACGTTCGCTTAATCAAAAGCCTATTGTTTTAGCCGAATCGGGTATTACAGCCAAGCCTCGTACGCCAGCTCCCTACCGTAATTATATCATTCTTACATCAGTTTTTATTTTAATTGTATTTTCCTATTTATCAAATTCCTATATCAGAGCTTTTCAAAGGTATTTTAACCCCAAAGACCTTTTCAATACATTAGTTCGTGAGCAATCCTTTTTAATAAATAAACCACTTAACCGAACGAATGTATTATTTATCATACTTCTGAGTTTGATTATAGGTTTATTCTATATGCTCTTACAAAGTAAAGGGGTACAGGTATTTGGTGCGAGAGCTATTTTGCAAGAAGGTGATACCCTCGGAATTTTACTTTCAAATTATTTACGTATTTGCTTGATTGTATTTGTAGGTTTAGTTGTTAAATACTTTTTCATTGGCTTAATCGGGCAACTTTTTAATCTTGAAAAAGTTGTTGATTTGCATTATTTCAAGATTATCCAAGCATCAAGTTTATTCTATTCATCGTTGGTTATAGTTCTATTAGTGCTCTTTATGAACTATCTCCCACACAATTTCGACTGGCAAGTATATCTTTTCCCACCAGTAGTAGCATTTTATGTAATCAGATTTTTTATTCTATATTTTACCATAATTCGTAGTATTCCTATACAAAGTCTATATTTAATTTCTTACCTTTGTATCGTAGAAATATTGCCCGTTATTCTTGGCATTAGGTTTGCCACGTGA
- the porK gene encoding type IX secretion system lipoprotein PorK/GldK, whose product MNKKMLKTFLKSLLVIAPIIIMQGCGSSGKKPSLSSLFGKNAKNGKTGGKDNGMDGIRDGEIMATSRKGYKQTAPNGMVLIPSGSLMMGQADEDVMSSRISMNKRVTIVPFYMDDTEITNHEYRQFVNSMMTDSVSVLGEEFIMSTLYPDTAVWSKDFTYHNGDQMTEYYYSSPAFDTYPVVGVSWDAAVYFCKWRTKLLNDNRAQKNLFKSPRFRLPSEAEWEWAARGGKEGAKYPWGNPYVANGKGCFLANFKPYRGNYRADGYPYTAPSNAFNPNDYGLFNMAGNVAEWCQDAYAESYMPVTWDLNPVYNDENEPRKIIKGGSWKDVAYFLETGTRTYEFRNERRSYIGFRCVMDRLGSVPGRE is encoded by the coding sequence ATGAACAAGAAAATGTTAAAGACCTTTTTGAAAAGTCTATTAGTGATTGCTCCAATCATTATTATGCAAGGATGTGGTTCGTCAGGAAAAAAGCCAAGTCTCTCAAGTCTCTTCGGTAAAAATGCTAAAAATGGCAAAACTGGGGGAAAAGATAATGGAATGGATGGTATCCGTGATGGAGAAATTATGGCAACTTCTCGTAAAGGCTATAAACAAACAGCTCCCAATGGAATGGTTTTGATTCCTTCGGGTTCATTAATGATGGGGCAAGCTGATGAAGATGTGATGTCATCAAGAATTTCAATGAATAAACGTGTTACGATTGTTCCATTTTACATGGATGATACTGAAATCACCAATCATGAATACCGTCAATTCGTTAATTCAATGATGACTGACTCAGTTTCAGTTTTAGGCGAAGAGTTTATCATGTCAACACTTTATCCTGATACTGCGGTGTGGAGTAAAGATTTTACTTATCATAATGGCGACCAAATGACAGAGTATTACTACTCATCACCGGCATTTGATACTTATCCAGTTGTAGGGGTTAGTTGGGATGCAGCAGTTTACTTCTGTAAGTGGCGTACAAAGCTCCTTAATGATAATCGTGCACAGAAAAACCTATTCAAATCTCCTAGATTTAGATTGCCTTCAGAAGCAGAGTGGGAGTGGGCGGCACGAGGTGGAAAAGAAGGTGCAAAGTATCCTTGGGGTAATCCTTACGTTGCCAATGGAAAAGGATGTTTCCTAGCAAACTTTAAACCATATAGAGGTAATTACCGAGCAGATGGGTATCCATATACAGCTCCCTCAAATGCTTTCAATCCTAATGACTATGGTCTATTTAACATGGCAGGAAACGTAGCAGAATGGTGTCAGGATGCTTATGCGGAGTCATATATGCCTGTAACTTGGGATTTAAACCCAGTTTATAATGACGAGAATGAACCTCGAAAAATTATCAAAGGTGGTTCTTGGAAAGACGTAGCTTATTTCCTTGAGACTGGTACTCGAACTTATGAATTTCGAAATGAACGCCGCTCTTATATAGGTTTTCGTTGTGTAATGGACCGTCTGGGCAGTGTTCCAGGCAGAGAATAA
- the porL gene encoding type IX secretion system motor protein PorL/GldL gives MAANNNGTSLFWDKVIPFFYGAGASVVILGALGKIMHYDWANFMLPIGLGTEAAIFLIYAFQSFLRPSTEYQWEKVYPELAEDFQGELPKRSAASSQGAGLTAKMDDMLANAKITPDVFDGLKTGIQSLTSQVAKMSDLTDATVATSDYAKNIKTASGQVTAMNAAYGTAVTAMNSMADATKDAQEYRSQFSKITQNMGALNAVYELELQDTNKHLKAMNAFYGNLSTAMQDMSEASKEAQQFKNEMAKLTNNLTSLNNVYGSMLSAMKGN, from the coding sequence ATGGCAGCAAATAACAACGGTACAAGTTTATTTTGGGACAAAGTTATTCCGTTTTTTTATGGAGCAGGAGCATCAGTAGTAATCTTAGGTGCATTAGGTAAAATTATGCACTATGACTGGGCCAATTTTATGCTTCCAATTGGTTTGGGTACTGAGGCCGCTATCTTCTTAATTTATGCATTCCAGTCGTTTTTACGCCCAAGTACAGAATATCAGTGGGAAAAAGTTTATCCAGAATTAGCTGAAGATTTTCAAGGCGAACTTCCAAAAAGAAGTGCAGCATCATCACAAGGAGCGGGTTTAACTGCAAAAATGGATGATATGTTGGCAAATGCCAAAATTACTCCTGATGTTTTTGATGGTTTGAAAACTGGTATTCAAAGCTTAACAAGCCAAGTTGCTAAGATGTCAGACCTAACTGATGCTACAGTTGCTACAAGCGATTATGCTAAAAATATCAAGACTGCTTCAGGTCAAGTAACAGCTATGAATGCAGCTTATGGAACAGCAGTTACAGCAATGAATAGCATGGCAGATGCAACCAAAGATGCTCAAGAGTATCGCTCACAATTTAGTAAAATCACTCAAAATATGGGTGCTTTGAATGCAGTTTATGAACTGGAATTACAAGATACTAATAAGCACTTGAAAGCAATGAATGCTTTCTACGGAAACCTTTCTACGGCTATGCAAGATATGTCTGAAGCATCGAAAGAGGCTCAACAGTTCAAAAATGAAATGGCTAAATTGACTAATAACCTTACTTCATTAAACAACGTTTACGGAAGTATGTTGTCGGCCATGAAAGGTAATTAA